Below is a genomic region from Hevea brasiliensis isolate MT/VB/25A 57/8 chromosome 3, ASM3005281v1, whole genome shotgun sequence.
aaatataaaatatttaaaaaaaggaaaacaaatcTTTAAATgggtaatattttaaaattaaaaaaaatatatatattataatttttttctcaatACACAATTTTTGTAAGTTCAACCACTTGTTTTAAACACAATTTTTAAAAAGACCAATTTTATTCATTATATTGATTGATTGATTCCATAAGGCTCTGTTTGGATATATATTCATTATATTGATTGATTGATTCCATAAGGCTTATTGCCCTTTCtattataaataaagaaaaaaaaatcaattttcaattattttcctcaattaattttcattctattttattttttatttatccaAATAAATGATAAAATTTATGACCTTTAAAAATAACATTgacataataaaattaataataaattaatttaacaataaataatttaaattaaatcctCTTATCATTTTATACATGGCAttgatattatttttctttagATAGTATTTATGATGAATGATATTTTTGAATTAGTTTTttgcattaaaattaaaatttttaaataattttaaaaatatattctctcgtataaatataatatttaaaataaataattttttaataggcaaagaaaaattttatttttactgaTTGAACTAACACTCTTCActaattagatttaatttttttattaaaatatataattttttatatttagatTGATGGTGGTATTTAGATGAAATTTGATCCATAATGGGGATTTTATACTAATTATGTTTAACTTTAAtggataaaaaagaaaaaaaaaactaaaaatagggaaggatgaaataaaataaaaataagagggTCAAATTCAGAGAGTAAATTTGGGAAAATTACAGATGGACAGTCATTCCTCATCctcctctccctttctttctCTCTTCCAAGAAAGGGGGAGAAAGGAAAACAAAATCaaaaaacaattacataaaaacaaaaaaattgttaagagaaaggaaggaaaagAGGTTAGGAGGGAAGTCTCTGGGAAAGAGGTTtgacctctctttctctctcttccttctctttgAACCAGTCCAATCCTCCTTTTgaattcatcatcatcatcatgccTCTTGTCTTGTAAATTCCTTTTCTTGAACTTATTCCCCACTTCCCTTCCTGCTTCCCATAAATCTCCTCTCATTTTCTCTACCTTTGTTGTTCACATACCTGCCTTCTTTGATTTTTCTCGTTTATTGATCCGTAGTTTCGTGGAAAGTCAAAATTTCCATTTTCCATAACATTTGGCTTTTGTTTGGTCTTATTCTCTTCAGATTTGATCTTTTATAGCTGGATCTTTGATCTTCTATCACAATTATAAATACCCATTTCTTGTTTTTCTCAAACTGACAGATTTTGactgaaaataagaaaaattttttttatcgatCTGAATTCATTTTTCGCTTCAAATCCAAATACCCATCACACCAGGAGCCACAGAAATCCCAACAAACAAGACTTTTTCTGGGTCAAATTTATATCTTTTTTTAATTTCTGATTCATGGGTAATTGTTGTGTTACCCCTTCAACGGCCTCAAAACACGAGCATAAGAAGAACAAGAAGAAACAAAATCCATTTGCTATCGATTATGGTCACAGCAATGGAGTCCAGCACAAGCTCACCGTCTTAAAAGACCCAACAGGACGAGAAATCGAGCAAAGATATGAGCTAGGCCGAGAGCTAGGTAGGGGTGAATTTGGAATAACGTACTTATGTACAGACAAGGAGACTAGAGACACTTTCGCCTGCAAATCAATCTCTAAGAAGAAGCTAAGGACAGCAGTGGACATCGAAGATGTCAGGAGAGAAGTGCAGATCATGAGGCATTTGCCTAAGCATCCTAATATTGTGAGTTTGAAGGACACATATGAGGATGATGACGCAGTGCATCTGGTGATGGAGTTGTGCGAGGGTGGAGAGTTGTTTGATAGAATCGTGGCAAAAGGGCATTACACTGAGAGAGCTGCTGCTGCTGTTACAAAGACCATTGTGGAGGTTGTTCAGGTAAGAGACGTTTCTTTTCCTTGTGATTTTGTGATCAGatcttttgtttcttttaatcTTCAATTTATGTCGGTGTTGGCcaaacgagagagagagagaaataccTAGTCCTGGGTATGCAATTGGGTGTTTCTATTTATTTTGATGAAATATGATGTTTGCTCTTCCCTAGTGTAGGGATCTAGGACTGATCCACaaattcaatttataaaaatCTGATAACTTGGAAGTGATTAATGAATATTATCTGATTGAATTATGGACTTTTTGTTGTATAGAGATAATTTGTCTTGAAGAGTATACATGGGAGAGGCAGATGATGATTCTAGAAATCTGCAAATTTTTCCTTTCATTAAATGGATTCCCTTTTTATAGATTTTCTCTTCTCCAACTTCCCTTTTCTTGTTGTGCTTATTTTGTTTCACCTCTAAAACTCTCTTATTAGCTTTATTTATAAGTATTTCCTGTATCACTCTTGTATTATTGATGAGAGCTTTTTTGGCATCTGTAAATAGTTGACTAAAATTCTGGAAAATGGTTGAATTTGctgtaaattattaatttcttgtTAATTTGTTCTTTTTTGGCCTATTTATATTGGAGTTGTGGCTAATAGGGAGCTGATTCCTTGGATATGTAGCATGCCAAATATTGAACTTATATATCATCCCAACGGACAAAGTGTTTATTTGGTTTGCCATGTCCTTCTTAttgattttaatatgttttgttgTCTGCCAGATGTGCCATAAGCATGGGGTGATGCATCGGGATCTAAAACCTGAAAACTTTTTGTTTGCAAACAAGAAGGAGACTGCAGCTTTGAAGGCTATTGATTTTGGACTGTCAGTGTTTTTCAAACCTGGTAATGCCACAATCTTTATCTATAGTATTTTGTGATTCCACTTTTTAGCCACAATTTGTGGGTGTTTGAATTCCATGTACATTTGCTGAAGTTTGGTTACTTTCTGCAGGTGAAAAGTTCAATGAGATAGTTGGAAGTCCATATTACATGGCTCCTGAGGTGTTAAAGAGGAATTATGGCCCAGAAGTAGATGTCTGGAGTGCTGGTGTCATACTTTACATCTTACTTTGTGGTGTCCCACCCTTTTGGGCAGGTTGGTATTTTGTGTTTTGGTTAAAGAGAAATCATTTCTAAACATAATGATGATTTCATTAGATGCATGTGGAAGAAATGCAGATATGTAAATAGAAGTTATGCATCTGTAATTCTGTATTCATACAGGAGAAACGCCTTGATGTTGATAGGTTCAAACATTTAAGCGAGATATGTttctaattatataatttttctcaTCTCCCTTTCATATCAATAATAATCTCTAAATGGCCAAGGAATCAACATCCACTTTGTTATTGACAATGTAAATATAGAAAAAGTCACAATGACCTGTTATCTAAAATTGATGTATGATGaacttgatttaaaaaaaaaatgtgagtTCCAATTTTGGACTGGTAATGTTTTTTAAACTCAAAAGCACTATCAGATATGACTTTCGTTGGAGGCTACTAATCCATTGAACCATCTACTTTGCTACATGGGTCAGCAGATCATGTATCGTCCGCACTAGTCATGTTTTGCATCTATTTATGCAAGTTAGCGAAATAAAAAcactaaaagaaaattttaattgaacaatTAAAACttctattttataattttttgtacATACATAAATTATTTGCATCTGTTCCTGTACTTGATTTAATAATTATTCCTCCTTCTTCACTATGCAGAAACTGAACAGGGAGTTGCACAGGCGATCATTAGGTCTGTCATAGATTTTAAAAGGGATCCTTGGCCAAAGGTTTCTGATAATGCCAAAGACCTGGTGAAAAAGATGCTTGATCCTGACCCAAAGCGTCGGCTTACAGCACAACAAGTGCTAGGTAAAGTTGGATTCTAATGAAATGGGCGTCTTGTGTTTATGGTGCTTTTATTGCTTGCAGTATTGAGTGACTATGCTCAGGAAATTCCCAAAATTGATAGTTGCTTGTTCTTTGGGTGCAGATCATCCTTGGTTGCAGAATGCAAAGAAGGCACCTAATGTTTCGTTGGGTGAAACAGTGAAAGCAAGGCTCAAGCAATTCTCTGTAATGAACAAACTCAAGAAAAGAGCTCTTAGGGTAATGTTAATGTCTCAAATCTTTGCTTACCAATTAATCCTTATTTGGTCCTTCTGTTTTTATGCCAAGTTTAGTTCAAGTCCTATGATACATGCTTATAATTCATTGCTATTCTTTTCGATTTCAAATTAACAGGTAATAGCTGAGCATTTGTCAGTAGAGGAAGTTGCTGGTATAAAGGAGGGATTTCAACTGATGGACACTAGCAATAAGGGCAAAATTAACATTGATGAGCTAAGAATTGGGTTGCAGAAACTAGGTCATCAGATCACTGACACTGATCTTCAAATTCTAATGGAAGCTGTAAGTGCTTAGTAACATCTTGATTGTTAAAAGTGCTTTTATCCGTGTTTAGATGCTGT
It encodes:
- the LOC110652677 gene encoding calcium-dependent protein kinase 32, with product MGNCCVTPSTASKHEHKKNKKKQNPFAIDYGHSNGVQHKLTVLKDPTGREIEQRYELGRELGRGEFGITYLCTDKETRDTFACKSISKKKLRTAVDIEDVRREVQIMRHLPKHPNIVSLKDTYEDDDAVHLVMELCEGGELFDRIVAKGHYTERAAAAVTKTIVEVVQMCHKHGVMHRDLKPENFLFANKKETAALKAIDFGLSVFFKPGEKFNEIVGSPYYMAPEVLKRNYGPEVDVWSAGVILYILLCGVPPFWAETEQGVAQAIIRSVIDFKRDPWPKVSDNAKDLVKKMLDPDPKRRLTAQQVLDHPWLQNAKKAPNVSLGETVKARLKQFSVMNKLKKRALRVIAEHLSVEEVAGIKEGFQLMDTSNKGKINIDELRIGLQKLGHQITDTDLQILMEAGDVDRDGHLDYGEFVTISVHLRKMGNDEHLCKAFEFFDKNQSGYIEIEELRDALADEVDENSEEIINAIIHDVDTDKDGRISYDEFATMMKAGTDWRKASRQYSRERFNNLSLKLMKDGSLQTNNGG